The genomic window CAAACCGGAAATCGGAACGCAGCCCAGTGTTTATTACATTATAGGAGGTAGTGAAAATGCTTGAAAAGGCGCTGACCGGCAGTAAAAAATACTGGGTCTGGATATTCTTTTTGCTTGCCCTGATAGGCATCGGTGTTATTAACTACCTTCGCCAGTTTAGCTACGGACTTGGCATTACAGGCATGAGCAGGGACGTCTCCTGGGGTTTTTATATCTCCCAGTTTACATTCCTTGTCGGGGTTGCGGCATCAGCCGTTATGCTTGTCATACCGTATTACCTGCATGACTTTAAAAAATTCGGAAAGATAGTCATCCTCGGGGAATTTCTGGCTGTGGCCTCTGTTTCAATGTGCATGCTGTTTATTTTTGTGGACATGGGACAGCCTATGAGGATTATGAATGTCATACTGCACCCCACTCCCAACTCAATACTTTTCTGGGACGCCATTGTATTAAATGGTTATCTGTTTCTTAACATTATTGTCGGATGGACTACCCTCGGCGCCGACCGCAAAGGCGTTCCGCCTTCAGCATGGGTAAAACCCCTGATATATCTGTCAATACCGTGGGCAATCAGCATCCACACGGTTACGGCATTTCTTTATGCAGGCCTTCCCGGAAGACATTTCTGGCTGACTGCAGTCATGGCGGCACGGTTTCTCGCATCGGCATTTGCTTCCGGACCATCGCTTCTTATTATTTTATGCCTGATTGTAAGAAAGGTCAGCAAATTTGACCCGGGCAAAGAGCCGATACAGGCTCTGGGAAAAATAGTCACATATGCAATGTTTGCCAACGTATTTCTGCTTGGACTTGAGTTTTTTACTGCATTTTACAGCAATATACCGGGGCACATGCATCCCTTCCACTATCTCTATGCCGGTCTTGAAGGGCATGCCAAACTGGTCCCGCTGATGTGGGCGTCATCTATACTCGCAGTTGTGGCGCTTATCCTCCTGATTAATCCGAATATGAGGAAAAATGAAAATATTCTTGCCTTCACCTGTGCATCGGTCTTTATATCCTTGTGGATTGACAAGGGATTCGGACTGGTTATCGGAGGATTTGTTCCCAACCCGTTTGAAGGGGTAACAGAGTACTGGCCCACACTGCCAGAGGCGTTAATCTCCCTTGCGGTATGGTGCATAGGGTTCCTGATACTCACTATACTTTACAAAATAGCCGTTACAGTGAGGGAAGAGACAAGCTCCTGGCCCGAGCTTCACTAAAAACAGCCCTTGCGGGTAAATGACACTGACGGGGCACAAATACCTTCAAAATTTTAGAAAAGCAATTAAGATTATTAGATGCGATGTTGTAATTTGTTAGAAAATTCATAGTAAATGCATAGGGTATGCCGTACAACATCGCATATTATGGTATTGCCCTAATATTTTTCAGGCATCTATACCCCGTCAATGTTACATGTAGATTTTTAATAAAATAATTATGTATAATTAAAAAACAGGTTTTTAGCTAATAAATGTTATTCTTGCCTTATCCTCATTAGGCTTTAATGCCTCTTAATTTTTCAGGGATTGGCTTGAATCAAAAAAACAGGAGGTGAACAACATGTATGTAGTTGCGATTGAAAATGAAAAATGCGACGGGTGCGAGGAGTGCATAAATATCTGCCCGGTTGAAGTCTTCAAGCTTGAAAACGGAAAATCATCCCCGCATAAGTCAGACGAATGCGCTTACTGCTTGAGCTGTATAGAGGCATGCCCTAACAAAGCCATTACTGTAACTGAAATGTAATAAAAAAAAGGCGTCCCGATGCTTCGGGAACGCCTTTTTTTATTCTTCTTAATTTTTCCTTAAGGCTTTTTAATAAAGATTTCCCAGTAACCTTTATCTTCAAGTTTGATTAACTCAAACTCATATCCATGTTTCTCGCAGTACTTGGGGATTGTGTCTTCAGCAGATGCAGGGGCATCGCAAAGCACCTTTAGAATAGTGCCTGCCGCCGCCTTTTCAAGCGTCTTCTTGGTCAGTACAAGCGGGTATGGGCACACCCTGCCAAGCACATCAAGTGTTTCGGTCGGTGTCATTGACTTTAAATCCGCCATTAATCATTACCTCCTATATTTAATAGTTTTTTAGAAGAAAAGAAGATGGTGCATGTCTTCCATCATCTTATTAATCTCAGCAAAAGGTACAACCTTAACCTTCATGTCGGCTCCGAATTCTTCAGCATCCATTATAATATCATTTTCAGACAGTCCAAATTTTTCAAGGTCCTCCTTGCATACAAGAACATTCAGGTCTAGGAGAAGCGAATTTTTAATATGCGACTCTGTGCTTGAAATATTGTAGTGCTCTGTTGCCTTTTGGTTTTTTATGCAGTTTAAAACCCCGTCGCCTATAAAGGCGAGGTCTGCCGTAACCAAATCGCCGTCCTTCAGATAAACCTCAACCGACTGGCTTGCGATTGCATGCGTCAGGGCCAGTTTCGGATTTTCAGTCTTGTAAGGCGGTCTCTGAACAATAAAACCCAATTTTGTAGTTGCCATTGTTACTCACCTCCTATATGAAGCACCCTGTCTGCATCAAAGGCGCTTGCAAGGTACCAGTCCATGCTGTGTCTTTTAAAACCTTCCATTGTGCCGTCCTTGTGATAGCCTCTGGCTTCTGCGCAGGCCTCGCAGGCAGTTGCGGTAA from Nitrospirota bacterium includes these protein-coding regions:
- a CDS encoding 4Fe-4S binding protein encodes the protein MYVVAIENEKCDGCEECINICPVEVFKLENGKSSPHKSDECAYCLSCIEACPNKAITVTEM
- the nrfD gene encoding polysulfide reductase NrfD — its product is MLEKALTGSKKYWVWIFFLLALIGIGVINYLRQFSYGLGITGMSRDVSWGFYISQFTFLVGVAASAVMLVIPYYLHDFKKFGKIVILGEFLAVASVSMCMLFIFVDMGQPMRIMNVILHPTPNSILFWDAIVLNGYLFLNIIVGWTTLGADRKGVPPSAWVKPLIYLSIPWAISIHTVTAFLYAGLPGRHFWLTAVMAARFLASAFASGPSLLIILCLIVRKVSKFDPGKEPIQALGKIVTYAMFANVFLLGLEFFTAFYSNIPGHMHPFHYLYAGLEGHAKLVPLMWASSILAVVALILLINPNMRKNENILAFTCASVFISLWIDKGFGLVIGGFVPNPFEGVTEYWPTLPEALISLAVWCIGFLILTILYKIAVTVREETSSWPELH
- a CDS encoding DsrE family protein, which codes for MATTKLGFIVQRPPYKTENPKLALTHAIASQSVEVYLKDGDLVTADLAFIGDGVLNCIKNQKATEHYNISSTESHIKNSLLLDLNVLVCKEDLEKFGLSENDIIMDAEEFGADMKVKVVPFAEINKMMEDMHHLLFF
- a CDS encoding sulfurtransferase TusA family protein; protein product: MADLKSMTPTETLDVLGRVCPYPLVLTKKTLEKAAAGTILKVLCDAPASAEDTIPKYCEKHGYEFELIKLEDKGYWEIFIKKP